DNA from Cynocephalus volans isolate mCynVol1 chromosome 2, mCynVol1.pri, whole genome shotgun sequence:
CCGACGTGGAGGACAATGAGCTTAGCGGGCTCAgtctccctcctccagccccctTCCTGCTGCAGCCAGAGGACTCCCCCCAAAGTGCCTCTCTGAGCCAGGCCTTATCACCCTCCCCCAAACTCTTCTCCTGCGGGGCCCTCCTGCCCCTCCATCTCTGGGGGGTCACCTGtcaactcctcctcctcctcacaccAGCCTTGCAGGATGCTGGGACATTTGCAGGCTCAGGAGTGACCTTTCTCCAGGCTACTATCCTTTCTGTCTGAGTCACCAGTACCTGCTCATCTTGAAGCTCAGCAGGGGCTCTACTCCTTCAAGTGCCACTGACTTGGGCATGTCCCACAAGCACCCAGCACCCCAGCCCATGTTCAGCATGCACCCCACTGCTCTCTAATCATCCTCACACCAGAGTGGGACCTTCAGTGGACAAGGTCCATGGAACAAATTCACAGCATCCCCCAGGGCCCAGTGCACAGCCTGGAACAGAATGGGTGCCCAGGGATGCTGGATAAAAGCATGAAATGGGCCCCCTAGCTCATCCCTCACCAGGCCAGGGAGACAGGGGTGAGGGAAGGGAAGTTCAGTGCACATGGAGGCTTCCCACATGGGGAAGCCCCTGCAAGACCCTCCAGGACCAAAGGAAGGTCGTGCACGTTTTCAGGCCTGGTTCTCACACAGAAATGAATCCCACAGTGTTTACTGTGCACCCACAGTGTGCCACGCAGCACTCGGCACTAGGCATTTGCAGTGAACAAAGCAGACCCGCGTCTGCCCCAAGCAGCTGGCAGCGTGGACAGAGCCAATCACCAAGACAGCAGAGAGAGGGTTTCAGACACTGGGGGGTGTGCTCTGATGGAAACAACAGGGGATGTGGGGGgagaggcccaggctgcaggctgcTCCAGGGGGCACCTGGGCAGGCCCCTCTAAGGAGGTGACATGCGAGAGCAGTGTGATGGAACCACAGTAGGGGCAGCAACAGGAGGAGCAGGGGCAGCAAACACTCAAGGCCAGACACCAGGAAGACAGTGGGAGCCACCATCAGCATGAGGACGCAAGCAGAACAGCAGCAGGAGCCAGAGACCCAGGAAGAGCGAGAGCATGGACTCAAATCCCACTTGCAATCTGGACCAGGCATGGCGCAGTCCACCTCAACCCCAGCCAGCGCCCAGAGCCGCGACAGAGGTGCAGAGGCTCCTGCTGGCCAGCCACCGCTGAGATTTTACTACCAACAACAGCTGACCGGCACAGACAGTAACCTGGGGTACTCAGTGCTTGCATCTGCCGGGCAGTGTGCTGGCCACTTTCCACACACTTTTCCTGTGACCCTGACAACAACCCTAAGACACGGAGATATTAACTCCATTTGACAGATAAGAAAATAGGCTCAGCAGGTTAAAGCAATGTGTCCAAGGTCACAGCTAGTTGTGAAAGAGCCCAGGTATGAACCCACGCTTACTGCCTCCAAGGCACGTGCTGGTGCCAACTGGCTTCCCTCGGAGCAGGAGGGGTGGTGCCAGGGAGCCCCACTCCTCGTGCCTACCAGTCCCAACTCCCTGGAGTAGCAAAGCACAGCATGTGTTTTCACAATTGCATTTCCTTCAAAGCACATCACACAAGCGCAGCTCTTTTCCAAATTATGCCAGAGCTGTTCATCTATGGATGCCAGAGGAGACAGCCCTGCAGACACTGGGACAGTGTCCCAAAGCGAGGCCAGGGAGCTCCCTCCACCTCACCACCAAAGGCTACATGCTGCTCCCATGCTGCGCTGCACAGCCACCTGTTAACTGTGAGAAGTCATGTGCCGGGAGAGATGGTGGCGCTCCCGGAAGGACTCGTGGCAAACTGGGCAGGTGAGTGGTTCTTCTCTCCGCTTCTTAGAATGTGGGTCAGGGCCCCCCTGCTCCTTTTTGTGGTGGGACCGCATGTGGAAGACCAGGTCGGATGTCAGGCGAAAGGAGAGGCTGCACTTTGCACACCAGTTCTGGGTGGACAAGCCCAGGGAGGTGAGCGTGGGTGGCAGGAGGGCCCATGGGGCAGTAGAGGATGGCAAAGGTGTGGGTGCCTGGGCCTCAGTGTGCTCGAGCCACAGCCTGGGGGCACCCAGGAAAGCGCTGCAGAGTGCAGCATTCCATGGCAACATTTGTAAGTTCCAAAAATGAGCCACCAAAAGCTTGGACATTGAACGTTGGCACCAACAAGGGATGTCTGAAGTGCTGATGAGTCCTGACAGCTCCCCCCGAGCCTCTGAAGAGTCACCTGTTGGGAAGACGAGGGTTGGCCCAGACCCCTCTGCTGCACGCTTGATTGGTTTGCTGAAGGCGCTTCTCTGCTCCCCTTGGGCTCCACTGGGCCACACAGAGACAACTGTGCTGCTGGCTGAGTCCCTGGGGACATCACGGGTCAGCCGCTGGGGTCCAGCCTGGCCTGCAGGGTCATCATGCTGCTTCTCGTGGGCCTGCCAGCCCCCTAGCCCATCCTTGAGCCAGGGAAGCTCTGTGAATGCACTCTGCCTCTGTTCCCTGTGCACCTTCTGGGGCAGTGGCCCGCCTGGTCTGGGCTTGTCCGGGGCTGCTGCCCACGCCAGCTCAGCACAGGCGGCCATGTCCCGGCCACCCCTGCCCATGGCAGCATTGGAGCCCAAGTGGTTTGTTTTCTTCAGTGGCACAGGTTTGCAGCCCCAGCCTTGCTCCAATTCACTAAGCTGCCGCCTGTTTTCCACGGTAGGGCTTGGCGGAGCCCCACTCCTAGCAGCCATGTTGATCAGCAGGCCCTGGGCCACCAGCTGAGGAAGGTGGATGCTCCAACAACCTTCAGTCATCAGGGCTCTGGGGATCTAGAGCGCCTGGCCCAGGGAGAAGCATTGAGCCTGGAGACTCCTTAGACAGCGGGGCTGGACACACTTGGCCACAGGGCTCTGCAGAGAGAGGACACAACAGGCAGTAAGACAGGTTTTCATCCCTCAGGGGCACACGGTGTCATGCACGCTGATGTCAGATAAGCCCCCTGATCTGGGGCCTCCTTTgctgtctgtgaaatgggagtaaGGACCGCGCCACCTCAGAACAGAGGAGCTTGGATGGCGTTGGAATCCAGAGCCCACCTCCCAGCAACAGCGGAGCTGGGTGGGACCGAGGCCTCTGCCGGAAAACGCCCGGGACCAGCAGCCCCTAGAAGAAGACACAGCCCAGTGGAGAGAAGTGCAGAGATTCTGCTGGCAGAGGCGGCCACCAGGAATCAACCAGGGAATGAGGgctggggaaggaaagggagtCTGCTTGGGGGCAGCAGCCGGGCCTCGGGGGCCCTCTTGGAGTTTCTCCATCATCTGTCAACAAGCGGACTCCAGAGTGAGGAAGCCACGCACCACCCCAGGCTCCACCTGGCCCTGGCTGAGTGTCGTGGGCACAGGGGAGGCCACAGCATCAGGAGGTCACAGTGCTGGATCACTGTGGACCTCACAGTCCTTGTCCTCAcggcctccctctctctccctgttcTACCATCAACCCTTCCCTCCTTGGGCTGCTGGGCCGGCATCCCACCCTAGCAGCCCTTTTGTCCAGCTTCTGCTTGgtctccttttattttctctgagccAGGCTTCTTGTTAGAGTCATGTGTCCCTACCCATCCCCCCCTCCCATCCCGGCCCAGTGTGATCAGGCGATCGCCCCCGCCACCATGGAGCCTGCTCTGGTCAAGATCACTCACAAGGTGGCCACTACTCAGCTAATGCATTCTCACCCAATGTTACTGAGAACCTGCCAGCCCCAGCTCAATCCTCCTGAGCCTTCCCAGCCCTCTCAGGCACAGACAACAATCTCCTCCTCCCGCCACCGCTGTCTGGCACCAATGGCCTGCAGTCACCATGCAGGACATGACATTGACTTGTTTGTGGTTTACTAGAAGGCAAACTCTTTAAGAACTCGAACATATCGATTTACCTCCACATTTGTAGCACCTAATTGTGCCTGCGGAAGGACCGGAGCTCGGGAAACCTTTGCTGAAAGAATGAACGAAGGGACAGGGAACAGTTCAGCAACTGTTAGGAAGAAGTCAACTTTATCCTCACAGTGTGGCCCAGCCCCTGCACAGAGAGGAGAATGGGAACATGCCATGTCCCCTTAGGGCCCAAGGGAGGAGAAGGGTGCATCGTGAGCAGGGTGACAGCAGGAGAAGGGAGAGCAGCCTGCCCCTGAGGCTCTCTACCCACTGCCTCCCACCCTGAGCTCCTTGGCAGG
Protein-coding regions in this window:
- the ZNF488 gene encoding zinc finger protein 488; its protein translation is MTEGCWSIHLPQLVAQGLLINMAARSGAPPSPTVENRRQLSELEQGWGCKPVPLKKTNHLGSNAAMGRGGRDMAACAELAWAAAPDKPRPGGPLPQKVHREQRQSAFTELPWLKDGLGGWQAHEKQHDDPAGQAGPQRLTRDVPRDSASSTVVSVWPSGAQGEQRSAFSKPIKRAAEGSGPTLVFPTGDSSEARGELSGLISTSDIPCWCQRSMSKLLVAHFWNLQMLPWNAALCSAFLGAPRLWLEHTEAQAPTPLPSSTAPWALLPPTLTSLGLSTQNWCAKCSLSFRLTSDLVFHMRSHHKKEQGGPDPHSKKRREEPLTCPVCHESFRERHHLSRHMTSHS